One region of Salvia miltiorrhiza cultivar Shanhuang (shh) chromosome 3, IMPLAD_Smil_shh, whole genome shotgun sequence genomic DNA includes:
- the LOC131016882 gene encoding uncharacterized protein LOC131016882 → MAAYAALVSLMHIIDDLERHHSPPISLNKQQVQSLTEIITFLQEFLEANNSPVSDEPDPLEMRIADAAYAAEDAIESHIVAKIQLSRSREAYNSPVSDEADPEDPKTVSSNHDDDDDEEMNLFQDVQNVIQEMDQIKSLAMQRNTEKMVLHDKRRSFVSASSSTGKNSSGMVVWSEGVVNGILEMLVSDQRQRQVIPITGMGGIEPSSDDVVVMENLLVLEGIANFKCSEEVVKRIPNIKKLGIVYIGRGGIEQDDYYCLNNIKRLCKLESLYIWCWYNFGASLYALTFPQSLRKLTLEMNRGFEWEKILEKIGSMPLLEKFKLEMGCFGTGKWEMVEGQFPSLKYLGLGSCRSLEHWTVESNSIFPRLETLHLYDMQELKEIPTQIGDIPTLQKITMSDCGESAVMCAKEIVEEQVELQGEDLPFHVQVRLSRKNEAVQSLAGPNFEVICNSSS, encoded by the exons ATGGCGGCCTACGCAGCCTTGGTTTCTCTAATGCATATCATAGACGACCTCGAGCGCCACCATTCCCCTCCGATTTCTCTCAACAAACAACAAGTTCAATCGCTCACTGAAATTATCACGTTCTTGCAGGAGTTTCTCGAAGCTAATAACTCCCCTGTTTCCGACGAACCAGATCCCTTGGAGATGCGTATTGCAGATGCAGCTTATGCAGCTGAAGACGCCATCGAATCTCATATCGTGGCCAAGATTCAGCTGAGCAGATCCAGAGAAGCTTATAACTCTCCTGTTTCCGACGAAGCAGATCCAGAGGATCCGAAAACTGTCTCATCAaatcatgatgatgatgatgatgaagagatGAACTTGTTTCAAGATGTGCAAAATGTGATACAGGAAATGGATCAGATCAAGAGTTTGGCGATGCAGAGGAATACAGAGAAGATGGTGCTCCATGATAAGCGGCGTAGCTTCGTCTCTGCTTCTTCTTCCACTGGGAAGAACAGCAGTGGCATGGTGGTGTGGTCCGAGGGTGTCGTGAATGGAATCTTGGAAATGCTCGTTTCGGACCAACGCCAGCGCCAAGTCATCCCGATCACAGGAATGGGCGGGAtag AACCTTCGAGTGATGATGTCGTAGTCATGGAGAATCTACTGGTGCTTGAGGGAATAGCAAATTTCAAGTGCAGTGAAGAGGTGGTTAAGAGAATTCCAAATATCAAAAAATTGGGGATAGTGTATATTGGGAGAGGGGGAATCGAGCAAGATGATTATTATTGTCTGAACAATATCAAACGTCTGTGTAAATTGGAATCCCTCTACATATGGTGCTGGTATAATTTTGGAGCTTCTCTGTATGCGCTCACATTCCCCCAAAGCCTCAGGAAGTTGACTCTTGAGATGAATCGTGGCTTTGAATGGGAAAAAATATTGGAAAAGATAGGTTCAATGCCCCTTCTCGAGAAGTTCAAGTTGGAAATGGGATGCTTTGGAACAGGCAAGTGGGAAATGGTTGAAGGCCAATTCCCTTCCCTCAAATACTTGGGATTGGGTTCGTGTCGTAGTTTGGAGCATTGGACTGTGGAATCGAACTCCATCTTTCCACGCCTTGAGACACTTCATCTTTATGATATGCAAGAGTTGAAGGAGATCCCGACTCAAATTGGAGACATACCGACGCTGCAAAAGATAACGATGAGCGATTGTGGCGAATCTGCTGTGATGTGCGCAAAGGAGATCGTAGAGGAACAAGTGGAATTACAAGGGGAAGATCTTCCATTTCATGTTCAAGTTAGGCTTTCGCGTAAGAACGAAGCAGTGCAGAGCTTGGCAGGCCCCAACTTCGAAGTTATATGTAATAGCTCTAGTTAG
- the LOC131018110 gene encoding putative late blight resistance protein homolog R1A-10, whose protein sequence is MAYEAFDTLLQTLDRILKHGDDRVITHSVKQEILSIRVQAVVLQLNLKHYPDKETIRDAAVSTHEIIEYLFSEENLSDGVRLANRLRKLAERLESTVGDVVDCIKGKGSVGSVTDSTDVSSSSRSAITSSKDDGVVGFEEDAEVIKNRLLERSSRLRGIGKTTLVKIVYNHASVVENFDICTWVTISQDHSVERVVLNLLASMKEISTLRDSDIPMETLIYKYLLGRRYLIVMDDMWSKKAWDDVRMLFPDSGNGSWIIVTTRLHDVAAYVDSSSSIHTMSVLDAYHSWNLLEQKVFAGTYFPIELKDIGNKIVQNCGGLPLSIVVVAGLLSKVHTRSSWEQIAANDGHLESIIGSSYTHLPNHLKPCLLYTAGFPEDQEIRVTELVNLWMSEGFVTLSNGPFVLCFLLGFSPLISPHCL, encoded by the coding sequence ATGGCTTATGAAGCTTTTGATACTCTGCTTCAAACCTTAGATCGAATCCTAAAGCATGGCGATGATCGCGTCATCACTCATTCTGTTAAACAAGAAATTTTATCCATCCGCGTCCAGGCTGTCGTCTTGCAGTTGAATCTCAAACATTATCCAGACAAAGAAACAATCAGAGATGCAGCAGTTTCAACACATGAGATTATTGAATATCTCTTCTCTGAAGAAAACCTTTCAGATGGAGTCAGACTTGCGAACAGGCTGAGGAAACTAGCAGAGAGATTGGAGTCAACCGTTGGAGATGTGGTGGATTGCATCAAGGGTAAAGGCTCAGTCGGCAGTGTAACTGATTCTACCGATGTTAGTTCATCATCAAGATCAGCAATCACAAGCAGCAAAGATGATGGTGTGGTTGGTTTTGAAGAAGATGCGGAAGTGATCAAGAATCGGCTTTTAGAGAGATCATCCAGACTACGAGGCATTGGTAAGACCACACTTGTTAAAATTGTTTATAATCATGCATCCGTTGTGGAAAATTTTGATATCTGCACCTGGGTCACAATATCACAAGATCATAGTGTAGAACGTGTTGTTCTAAATCTTCTAGCTTCCATGAAAGAAATTTCAACACTAAGAGATAGTGACATCCCTATGGAAACCTTAATTTACAAATACCTACTAGGTCGGAGGTATCTTATTGTAATGGACGACATGTGGAGTAAGAAAGCTTGGGATGATGTAAGGATGTTATTTCCTGACTCCGGTAATGGCAGTTGGATCATAGTAACCACAAGGTTGCATGATGTGGCTGCTTATGTCGACTCTTCTAGTTCCATTCATACTATGAGTGTGTTGGATGCATATCATAGTTGGAATTTGCTAGAGCAGAAGGTGTTTGCCGGTACATACTTTCCTATTGAACTAAAAGATATAGGGAATAAAATTGTTCAAAATTGTGGAGGACTCCCCCTTTCAATCGTGGTGGTGGCAGGACTTCTATCTAAGGTTCATACTCGATCCTCGTGGGAGCAAATTGCTGCAAATGACGGGCATCTTGAATCAATAATTGGTTCAAGTTATACTCATTTACCCAATCACTTGAAGCCATGTCTTTTATATACGGCTGGCTTTCCAGAAGATCAGGAGATTCGTGTTACAGAGCTTGTTAATCTTTGGATGTCCGAAGGTTTTGTAACACTTTCAAATGGGccttttgttttatgctttttatTGGGCTTTAGCCCACTTATTAGTCCACATTGCTTGTGA